One part of the Haliotis asinina isolate JCU_RB_2024 chromosome 2, JCU_Hal_asi_v2, whole genome shotgun sequence genome encodes these proteins:
- the LOC137273513 gene encoding enolase-phosphatase E1-like, whose translation MSATEEEFAKFLCFCEKSLSGPSKQLITLVKKRYDDCSDKFKGTQELYHLLSSCRKKMESDSRHLFVHLKDCLNELKAYAKGRKGEKRKHRSEYDSDDTVWKRTKMANGEFREKEENTKSRSLTSSPVPGEPSKRAIDDSLQDSKLRDKQRESKLKISPNSACSSKLADIIRNLKDKKTGGDALPEDTVVSKGDSVGNGCTTNTDGEVKSESEKKLVPPEAGKAQSAMLGNDQDDDDCILIDDSPPHERTDSLETAAANTVNSSGDLKLSGSESVLGGVNSKPDKASKLSLSSSRTSTGFRPLAPDADNADISSATNGTESMKDVVSGEQSAATDSVRSPSAADRDHSNTDQNPSINLGNDPGTPMISKTDLDIKTISYSGKDSGLKPDIKSDCADEEGDEKPKMSSTERKSSSVETYDTLEHSPSGKDMKVSMAESKDFSSESTALPETSPAATSMNTSPINTSIPSPAAEEDTGTNSATEALPGTSGITAALEVTSESGEPSVLKTSKPCNLSSGDTSGHSDLPIITADSPTDVISDHCESPSGETSEHKDMSVVITAEQKGSATDVMSEDKDMSVVITAEYKYPPADVMSEHCDSPVLITSEHSDSPTDVTSEHCDSPDDVTFEHCDLFRTNQTTDSTSEELTLERGEETKKDEPVKKREEPQKKREEPGKKRTEQEKKRAEPEKKKAVSEKHIHRLERLLEKLETKIQQVQARELSLDDLAEEDSCYIYEDKLKKKFVAVWNKLCELKDRSPSTGRPTERRFNYQGTRYPEVNKKIEKMINKKKIFPDFHDMKRLVAKVNINQKLHLSQKEIESVAREAFTDVGNLLQQRRQDDYIATFGCKLTDFEDMSHDPAMYNTELKQKLEENQQRGKTNLENVIRKFSDMQYETGEEAVEVPEESEEEVRMEEEDARLEQEYASDEDVIEVNEEDLASDNEDQIKIQLRSKKRNIELDSDREDRSPPSSPQHEAPHGPAARPNIVSQCWPQTSEAPPHWLAKSPNSMIQPRSPDRQGSPSTSTPPPRVSRATGVSSQSSSTPPPRVSWPLAGSSLSTSTPIPQVSRTQVGHSSSSSVTQPWVSRTTGSSSLSDNTYPPQSRTSSNSSLISNQPSGTLQTQVTSRSAHRSPLPIEVEDSTDESYMFQDRKNRMKVHDESHVPSFFDSQGDQQPFKVTAKKQFQSKPQTGKVLMWSSLGSSDKGLKRLQMQSQSSFFKNSSNKRVVRNQDSVHSVPFSRRPPSSSVSSSASLSPHKQIPLARHTSSPVQSMNVNGTSAKRECFPPVTKEASMSPLKQAMQMSSQCYIDIDDTGEEPDVYEVEPPPEEAKEVIVLSDSE comes from the exons TTCCTCTGTTTCTGCGAGAAATCCCTGAGTGGTCCCAGCAAGCAGCTCATCACGTTGGTGAAGAAACGCTATGATGACTGCTCCGACAAGTTCAAGGGCACCCAGGAGCTTTACCACCTCCTGTCAAGCTGCAGGAAGAAGATGGAGTCTGACAGCAGGCACCTGTTTGTCCATCTCAAGGACTGCTTAAATGAGCTGAAGGCTTACGCCAAAGGCAGGAAGGGAGAAAAACGGAAACACCGATCTGAGTATGACTCGGATGACACCGTGTGGAAGAGGACCAAAATGGCAAATGGAGAATTCCGAGAAAAGGAAGAGAACACTAAGAGCAGATCTCTGACATCTTCTCCAGTACCTGGGGAGCCCTCAAAACGAGCCATAGATGATTCTCTACAGGATTCCAAACTTAGAGACAAACAGCGGGAAAGCAAGCTTAAGATATCTCCTAACTCAGCATGCTCATCAAAACTTGCAGACATTATCAGAAATCTGAAGGATAAAAAGACCGGTGGTGATGCTTTGCCTGAAGACACTGTGGTCAGCAAGGGAGACAGTGTCGGTAATGGATGTACGACCAACACTGATGGTGAAGTGAAATCTGAAAGTGAGAAGAAATTGGTGCCGCCTGAAGCAGGCAAAGCACAGAGTGCAATGTTGGGTAATGatcaagatgatgatgattgtattCTTATTGATGACAGTCCACCACATGAAAGAACAGATTCACTAGAAACTGCAGCTGCCAACACTGTAAATTCGTCAGGTGACTTGAAGTTATCAGGTTCTGAATCAGTATTAGGTGGAGTTAACAGTAAACCAGACAAGGCTAGCAAACTGTCCCTTTCCTCATCTAGGACCTCAACTGGCTTTCGACCCTTGGCTCCTGATGCTGACAATGCTGATATTTCTTCTGCTACAAATGGAACAGAATCCATGAAAGATGTTGTTAGTGGTGAACAGTCAGCAGCTACAGACAGTGTCAGGTCGCCATCTGCAGCTGATAGGGACCATTCAAATACTGATCAAAATCCTTCCATTAATTTAGGAAATGATCCAGGTACACCTATGATCTCAAAGACAGATTTAGATATAAAAACGATCTCTTATTCAGGAAAAGATTCAGGCTTAAAACCTGACATAAAATCTGACTGTGCTGATGAGGAGGGTGATGAGAAACCAAAGATGAGCTCAACAGAGAGAAAATCTTCATCTGTAGAGACATATGATACACTTGAACATTCACCAAGTGGGAAAGACATGAAGGTTTCTATGGCTGAATCTAAAGACTTCTCATCTGAGAGTACTGCCTTGCCTGAGACCAGTCCTGCAGCTACGTCAATGAACACCTCACCTATCAACACAAGCATCCcttcaccagcagctgaagaagATACTGGTACTAATTCAGCCACAGAAGCATTACCAGGTACTTCTGGTATTACCGCTGCCCTAGAAGTTACTAGTGAGTCTGGTGAACCTTCTGTTTTGAAAACCTCAAAGCCTTGTAACTTATCAAGTGGTGATACCTCAGGACATAGTGACTTGCCTATTATCACTGCAGACTCACCAACTGATGTCATTTCTGATCATTGTGAGTCACCCAGTGGTGAGACATCTGAGCACAAAGACATGTCAGTTGTGATCACTGCAGAACAGAAGGGCTCAGCAACCGATGTCATGTCTGAGGATAAAGACATGTCAGTTGTTATCACTGCAGAATATAAGTACCCACCAGCTGATGTCATGTCTGAGCATTGTGACTCACCTGTTCTTATCACCTCAGAACATAGTGACTCACCAACTGATGTGACATCTGAGCATTGTGACTCACCTGATGATGTGACATTTGAGCATTGTGACTTATTCAGGACCAACCAGACTACTGATTCAACATCGGAGGAATTGACTCTAGAAAGAGGGGAGGAAACGAAGAAAGACGAACCAGTAAAGAAAAGGGAAGAACCACAGAAGAAGAGGGAAGAACCAGGGAAGAAGAGGActgaacaagaaaagaaaagggCAGAACCAGAGAAGAAAAAAGCAGTGTCTGAGAAACACATCCATCGCTTGGAGAGGCTCTTGGAG aAACTGGAGACTAAAATACAGCAGGTCCAGGCACGTGAGCTGAGTCTGGATGACTTGGCAGAGGAAGACTCCTGCTACATCTACGAGGACAAGCTCAAGAAGAAGTTTGTGGCTGTATGGAACAAGCTTTGTGAATTGAAAGATCGCAGCCCCTCCACTGGCCGCCCCACGGAGAGGAGGTTCAACTACCAAG GTACAAGGTACCCCGAGGTCAATAAGAAGATAGAGAAAATGATTAACAAGAAGAAGATCTTCCCCGACTTCCATGACATGAAAAGACTGGTAGCTAAAGTCAATATCAACCAGAAGCTGCATCTCAG TCAAAAAGAGATAGAAAGTGTTGCTCGTGAGGCCTTCACTGATGTGGGAAACCTGCTGCAACAACGACGACAGGATGACTACATCGCAACTTTTGGCTGCAAACTGACAGACTTCGAAGA TATGAGTCACGACCCAGCAATGTACAACACGGAGCTGAAGCAGAAGCTGGAAGAGAACCAACAGAGGGGAAAGACTAACCTGGAGAAT GTGATCCGCAAGTTCTCAGACATGCAGTATGAGACAGGAGAGGAAGCTGTGGAAGTTCCTGAAGAATCAGAGGAGGAGGTAAGAATGGAAGAAGAGGATGCAAGACTGGAACAGGAATATGCATCTGACGAGGATGTCATCGAGGTGAATGAGGAAG ACCTTGCAAGTGACAATGAAGATCAGATTAAAATCCAACTCCGgtcaaagaaaagaaatattgagCTTGACTCTGACCGCGAAGACAGATCTCCACCCTCCTCCCCACAACATGAAGCACCTCATGGTCCAGCAGCTCGTCCTAACATTGTGTCACAGTGTTGGCCTCAAACGTCAGAAGCACCTCCTCACTGGCTCGCCAAATCTCCAAACAGCATGATACAACCCCGGTCTCCAGACAGACAAGGAAGCCCATCAACCAGCACCCCTCCGCCCAGGGTGTCGAGGGCCACTGGGGTCAGCTCCCAGTCTTCTAGTACCCCTCCGCCTCGAGTGTCCTGGCCACTTGCAGGCAGCTCATTATCAACCAGCACCCCAATACCACAAGTGTCCAGAACCCAAGTGGGCCACTCCTCATCCTCAAGTGTCACTCAACCATGGGTGTCCAGGACCACAGGGAGCAGCTCCCTCTCAGATAACACCTATCCTCCACAATCCAGGACCTCTTCCAACAGTTCCCTCATCAGCAACCAACCATCAGGGACTCTTCAGACTCAGGTAACAAGTCGGTCAGCACATAGATCACCATTGCCTATTGAAGTTGAGGATTCAACTGATGAATCATACATGTTTCAAGACAGGAAGAATCGCATGAAAGTCCATGATGAGAGTCATGTGCCTTCGTTTTTTGACTCTCAAGGTGACCAGCAACCTTTCAAAGTAACCGCTAAAAAACAGTTTCAAAGTAAACCTCAAACTGGAAAGGTCCTCATGTGGTCATCGCTTGGCAGTAGTGATAAAGGATTGAAAAGACTGCAGATGCAGTCTCAAAGCTCATTTTTCAAAAACAGCTCAAACAAGCGAGTAGTTCGAAATCAAGATTCAGTGCATTCAGTTCCATTCTCCCGCAGACCACCGTCTTCCTCTGTATCTTCTTCAGCATCACTATCTCCTCACAAGCAGATTCCTCTAGCTAGACACACTTCTAGTCCTGTGCAATCCATGAATGTTAACGGTACCAGTGCCAAGAGAGAGTGCTTTCCCCCTGTGACGAAAGAGGCCTCAATGAGTCCCCTGAAGCAGGCGATGCAGATGTCGAGTCAGTGCTATATTGACATCGATGACACTGGAGAGGAGCCAGATGTGTATGAAGTAGAACCACCTCCAGAAGAGGCCAAAGAGGTTATCGTCCTCTCTGATTCAGAATGA